The Streptomyces sp. NBC_01255 genome window below encodes:
- a CDS encoding acyl-CoA carboxylase subunit epsilon — MIKVVRGNPTPEELAAALAVVQARAAATAAAAAEGGGPAIPEGWSDPSRIARTVRHRPGPRAWARSYWPV, encoded by the coding sequence GTGATCAAGGTCGTACGAGGAAACCCGACGCCCGAGGAGCTGGCCGCCGCACTGGCGGTGGTCCAGGCCCGGGCCGCGGCCACGGCGGCGGCGGCCGCCGAGGGTGGCGGCCCGGCGATACCGGAGGGCTGGTCGGATCCGTCCCGGATCGCGCGGACGGTACGCCACCGGCCGGGCCCGCGGGCCTGGGCCAGGTCG